One part of the Oncorhynchus clarkii lewisi isolate Uvic-CL-2024 chromosome 7, UVic_Ocla_1.0, whole genome shotgun sequence genome encodes these proteins:
- the LOC139413976 gene encoding GATA zinc finger domain-containing protein 14-like, with the protein MMDQNSNEDQNTNEDQNCNEDQNSNEDQNRKEDQNSNEDQNSNEDQNSNEDQKTNEEQNCNEDQNSNEDQNSNEDQNSNQDQNRNGDQNRNEYQNRNEDQNSNEDQNSNQDQNSNEDQNSNEDQNSNEDQNSNKDQNSNEDQNSNEDQNSNEDQNRNEDQNSNEDQNSNEDLNSNEDQNSNQDQNRNEDQNNNEDQNRNEDQNSNEDQNRNEDQNNNEDQNRNEGPKSNEDQNSNEDQNRNEDQRIRTNSNEDQNSNEDLNSNEDQNSNQDQNRNEDQNNNEDQNRNEDQNSNEDQNRNEDQNNNEDQNRNEGPKSNEDQNSNEDQNRNEDQRIRTSPGEL; encoded by the exons ATGATG GATCAGAACAGTAACGAGGATCAGAACACTAACGAGGATCAGAACTGTAACGAGGATCAGAACAGTAACGAGGATCAGAACCGTAAAGAGGATCAGAACAGTAACGAGGATCAGAACAGTAACGAGGATCAGAACAGTAACGAGGATCAGAAAACTAACGAGGAACAGAACTGTAACGAGGATCAGAACAGTAATGAGGATCAGAACAGTAACGAGGATCAGAACAGTAACCAGGATCAGAACCGTAACGGGGATCAGAACCGTAACGAGTATCAGAACCGTAACGAGGATCAGAACAGTAACGAGGATCAGAACAGTAACCAGGATCAGAACAGTAACGAGGATCAGAACAGTAACGAGGATCAGAACAGTAACGAGGATCAGAACAGTAACAAGGATCAGAACAGTAACGAGGATCAGAACAGTAACGAGGATCAGAACAGTAACGAGGATCAGAACCGTAACGAGGATCAGAACAGTAACGAGGATCAGAACAGTAACGAGGATCTGAACAGTAACGAGGATCAGAACAGTAACCAGGATCAGAACCGTAACGAGGATCAGAACAATAACGAGGATCAGAACCGTAACGAGGATCAGAACAGTAACGAGGATCAGAATCGTAACGAGGATCAGAACAATAACGAGGATCAGAACCGTAACGAGGGTCCGAAGAGTAACGAGGATCAGAACAGTAACGAGGATCAGAACCGTAACGAGGATCAGAGGATCAGAACA AACAGTAACGAGGATCAGAACAGTAACGAGGATCTGAACAGTAACGAGGATCAGAACAGTAACCAGGATCAGAACCGTAACGAGGATCAGAACAATAACGAGGATCAGAACCGTAACGAGGATCAGAACAGTAACGAGGATCAGAATCGTAACGAGGATCAGAACAATAACGAGGATCAGAACCGTAACGAGGGTCCGAAGAGTAACGAGGATCAGAACAGTAACGAGGATCAGAACCGTAACGAGGATCAGAGGATCAGAACA TCTCCTGGGGAACTGTGA